The following nucleotide sequence is from Harpia harpyja isolate bHarHar1 chromosome 7, bHarHar1 primary haplotype, whole genome shotgun sequence.
GGAGCCTTGATTTTAGCaggctgtcctgcagcagcagcatagCTCATTCCAGGTCCAAGGGTCTGTGAGATGGGTGTATTTGCACTATCTATGCGAAGAGAAAAAATCCATCAATGGGCCTTCCCTAACTGAACTGAACTTCAAAGTTTCTCTTCCTGTGACACAGTTACTACCCAAATGGGTACTGCCCTCTCCTCTCGGGTAAAGCAACTGTAGTGTTCAGCACCTTTTGAGAGATGAAGGGACTAGCTGTAAAGTGGGTGGAGGAAAGAGATACAGCTTTCTTAATAGTTCTGAACACTTTCCAGACAGAGGCAATATTAAACAGCAAGATTGCAAGGAAGCCTTTTAATGAGAGTTAAGGGAACTCAGTAGAGATGTGATTAGTGATTAGACTACTAGATTATTTTCAGAGCAGGAGTGTAACTACCTGTTATAGTAGTGttgcaggatttaaaaaaaagatcgTTTATCTCTAGAAATGCAATTTGCAGTTGCAGAGTCTAACTTTCATATAATGAAACAGCTCCAATTCCCCTTCTGTTTACTTTCCAGCGGCTCTGAGGAGAGTCTTTAGCAAGCTTCATTTTACAATAGCAGAATATAGAGACCTCACCGCAGAGGAAATCCGTAAGACTGTGAACATCTACCGGTGCGAAGACCACAAGGACAAAGACTGTTTTGTTTGCTGTATCCTGTCTCATGGGAAAAAAGGCATTATATATGGTGTTGATGGGCAGGAAATACCTATCCAGGAACTGACCACTTCTTTCACTGGACAGAATTGCCACTCCCTTGCTGGAAAACCAAAAGTCTTTTTTGTTCAGGCCTGCCAAGGTGATGCTTGCCAGAAAGGTGTGACCATTGAAACAGATTCTGGAGAGCAAGATTCTTCTGTAGAAACAGATGCAAGATTTCAGCTCGACTGTATCCCCTCAGAGGCAGACTTCCTCTTGGGTATGGCTACCCTGCAAGATTACGTTTCCTACAGAAGCCCAAGGCAGGGGACCTGGTACATACAGGCATTGTGCCAGCACTTGGAGTACAGCTGTCCTCGGTAACTATGTTTCCATAAGTTTCTTTTTGGCAACAcctgtattttccttctgaatgACAGAAGTTTGATTTGGGTGCAGAGGTAGATGATACGCAGAGGGAGTGCACGCTCGGAGTGAAAAAAAGTAATGTAGGACAGAGCAACACTATGCAGATTGTTCAAAGCAGCTTAGCTAACTGCTTTGTAAGCCTGTTTAAAACAGGAGCCATTAGCACTGGTATAGATCAAGATATATGAAAATGTGGTAATTTTTCTGATGTTAACTGCCTCCCTAATACAAAATATAACTGTGTTTTTGCAGAGGAGAAGATATTCTCACCATTCTGACAGCAGTGAATCAAGAGGTGAGCAGAAAGAGTTGCAAGCCAAATGCAGAGAAGCAGATGCCACAGCCCAGTTTCACATTGAGGAAAAAGCTCATCTTTCCTGTCAACTAAATGGGAGGGGACTGTGTGGctgagggagcagcagcagcctggaatGAGCTGGTATCAGCTAGCTAAGAATTTGGTAAAACATAACAGACTTTCAGTGTCTGCTCTTACCACAAGAGCAAATGTTATTATTGAAAATACAGCCAAGGAGCAAAAGCCTTAAGAAATTTGTGTTAATATGTATGACACTTCATACTTGAGAGCATCTCTGAGCTGCTCTGCGATTTGTGGTTTGCTGGCTAAAATATGCTCAGTGCCCTCTATCAGCTGTACCACATTGCTGTTTCTTCAGTAAGGTATCTTCCcaatgcaaattttaaaagaactgttaTGAAGCCTTGTGTATTTTATGCCTAActtttgcaaaataaagcagGGGGATGGGGGTGTGTGTGCTGCAAATTTTATAGGATATAATCAACTCACATCAGTGTGTTTTGTTACTTCTCCCCACCACGTCTCCCCACCATTCATTTTTAGTGTCTTGGTACACCTCAAGAAAAAGTCAATCACTTGTCCTCCAGCATCCTCAGCAGGATGTGGCTGTGACCTGCATTTCAGAGTATCCTCTACATAGAGTAGTCTTAACTGTGAAAATGAGTTGCTCCGGTACAGCTTCATGTTTGAAGATGTCCAGTTATCCTGTGTTCACTTACCTTGCTGATCTTCGAGTCTCAGTTCTAAGCACAGCAAAAGAAGTTGCTAGGTAAGTACCCAGctccttaaaaacatttttatattgcttCCTTTGATGAGTATGCACACAGAACAGGGAGTCTGAGTAGAAGCTAAAGCTTTGTTCGTCTCTCTGTTCTGTTTTGAATGAGACGTTCATTCTGTTACACCCTTGTTACAGCTTTCAGCATTAGTAATGGTATCTATGTAGGTGATTATTTAACTGAACGGATAGATCTGCACTGGAATTATTTTAATAGCCTAAGTCCTTCCCTGGACTCCTGTGCTGAATACTTCTCTCTTTGGTACCAGTTTGTGTCTGCGAAGATAATGGCAGAGAGATTATAGACTGTGAGAATGATTAGAACCGTAACAAGTGGCAGATGCAGCAAGCAGTTACAGAAACAGGCAAATCTATGTTTCCAAATTCTAGTAGTTTTCCAAGATAGCTGTTGATGCTTGTTTAGGGATTCATCATGAAACCATTGAGTTGTGCCGAAGCAAGGACAGCTCAGATACAGACGTTTGTCTATTACTTGGAGATGGCCAGAACTGTGCAATCCAAGTGAAAGAaacccatttttatttttcttaaatactgaaTAGAAGCTATCGGCAAACAAGCATATAACTCCATGGGCAAAATTGTTAATGCAACCTGTTTTACTGTGGATTTTCCTCCTAGATCCCCTCTCTCCACACGTAAGAGGTAAAGTGCTGAGCAGTACAAGTCACCTGTGTTCTTCAGCAACTTCCAGTTCTG
It contains:
- the LOC128144318 gene encoding caspase-8-like isoform X2, translating into MLITEEQRRSTGGPEARTKWLASSVAPDSPGSWNESSQLEAYKMTSRPCGVCLILNNHNFAKAREAVPEPKNMKDRNGTDVDAAALRRVFSKLHFTIAEYRDLTAEEIRKTVNIYRCEDHKDKDCFVCCILSHGKKGIIYGVDGQEIPIQELTTSFTGQNCHSLAGKPKVFFVQACQGDACQKGVTIETDSGEQDSSVETDARFQLDCIPSEADFLLGMATLQDYVSYRSPRQGTWYIQALCQHLEYSCPRGEDILTILTAVNQEVSRKSCKPNAEKQMPQPSFTLRKKLIFPVN